A stretch of Methanofollis sp. DNA encodes these proteins:
- the terL gene encoding phage terminase large subunit: protein MTTAGSASEPVSVRSLAHNTLLRTDLSYYPEHTSHGLWKPARHLDFLCRKLEAVERGEIKRLIVTMPPRHGKSEIISKSFPSWVIGKHPDWDVIISSYGAALAESHSEVCRDRFAEFAPQIFGVHLSKSSSSVKEWGVDGHRGAVIAAGVDGAITGKGAHIAIIDDPLKNMKEARSPTIREAVKEWYRTTLRTRLAPGGAIILVLTRWHQDDLAGYLLHEMEAGTGEQWEVFNLPALAEDDDALGRAPGAPLWPERFPLGDLEATKGSTTLYEWNALYQQHPSDPEGGLFKREFFRYYSIEKGVYILHAPEGDRRLAREYLTIFQTCDPAGSLKTSADWFVLSTWGKSKSGDLLLLDVFRTRVEGPDHLANITSQAAKWRPAKIGVEPANLGKTTYQTAVRSGLPVVPLDPDGDKYTRALTVAAYYEHGSVWHPRSASWLDEWEEELAAFQTGAHDDQVDTAAYAGIMFFKMPTGRRKISSPDDIL from the coding sequence GTGACGACTGCCGGCAGCGCCTCAGAGCCCGTCTCCGTGAGATCGCTCGCCCATAACACCCTACTCCGCACCGACCTCTCATATTACCCTGAGCATACGTCACACGGCCTCTGGAAGCCGGCCAGGCACCTGGACTTCCTCTGCCGCAAGCTGGAGGCCGTCGAGCGGGGCGAGATCAAGCGCCTCATCGTGACCATGCCCCCTAGGCACGGCAAGAGCGAGATCATCTCAAAATCCTTTCCGTCTTGGGTCATCGGCAAGCATCCCGACTGGGACGTCATCATCTCCTCATACGGGGCAGCCCTGGCAGAATCCCATTCGGAGGTATGTCGGGACCGGTTTGCAGAGTTTGCCCCTCAGATCTTCGGGGTCCATCTCTCCAAAAGTTCCTCATCGGTCAAAGAGTGGGGCGTTGATGGCCACAGAGGGGCTGTCATTGCAGCTGGCGTCGACGGGGCGATCACCGGAAAGGGTGCCCACATCGCCATCATCGACGACCCTCTCAAAAACATGAAGGAGGCCCGGTCTCCCACCATCAGAGAAGCTGTCAAGGAGTGGTACAGGACCACTCTCAGGACCCGTCTCGCCCCTGGCGGGGCTATCATCCTGGTCCTGACTCGCTGGCATCAGGACGACCTCGCTGGCTACCTCCTCCACGAGATGGAGGCTGGCACCGGGGAGCAGTGGGAAGTCTTCAACCTCCCTGCCCTCGCCGAGGATGACGATGCCCTCGGCCGTGCCCCCGGGGCCCCCCTCTGGCCGGAGAGGTTTCCCCTTGGGGACCTGGAGGCAACCAAGGGCTCCACCACTCTCTATGAATGGAATGCCCTCTATCAGCAGCACCCCAGCGATCCGGAGGGCGGCCTCTTCAAGCGTGAGTTCTTCCGCTACTACTCCATAGAGAAGGGGGTTTACATCCTCCATGCCCCTGAGGGCGACCGCCGCCTCGCACGGGAGTACCTGACCATCTTCCAGACCTGCGATCCCGCCGGCAGCCTGAAGACAAGTGCAGACTGGTTTGTCCTCTCGACCTGGGGGAAGTCCAAGTCTGGAGACCTCCTCCTCCTAGACGTCTTCAGAACGCGGGTGGAGGGCCCAGATCACCTGGCGAACATCACAAGCCAGGCGGCAAAGTGGCGGCCGGCAAAGATCGGCGTCGAGCCTGCAAACCTCGGGAAGACCACTTACCAGACCGCGGTCCGGAGCGGCCTGCCGGTGGTCCCACTTGACCCCGACGGCGACAAATACACTCGAGCCCTGACCGTCGCCGCATACTATGAACATGGGTCCGTCTGGCACCCCCGGTCAGCCTCATGGCTCGACGAATGGGAAGAAGAACTCGCTGCGTTCCAAACCGGGGCACACGACGACCAGGTCGACACCGCAGCCTATGCAGGGATCATGTTTTTCAAGATGCCTACCGGCCGGCGTAAGATCTCCTCTCCAGACGATATCCTATAA